Proteins encoded by one window of Phenylobacterium soli:
- the fabD gene encoding ACP S-malonyltransferase, which translates to MSLAFIFPGQGSQAVGMGVDLAEAFAAAREVFQEVDDALGQGLFKLMREGPDDQLTLTENAQPALMAVSLAVTRTLEKEFGVGIDKAAFVAGHSLGEYSALAAAGAISLADTARLLKLRGQAMQRAVPVGEGAMASLIGPKTDVTLAEEAAAAGSLHGVCVVANDNNQGNVVISGAKAAVDAAIEKAKELGARAIPLNVSAPFHCPLMQPAADEMAAALAAATILAPRAPVVANVTARPTNDPEIIRGLLVEQVTGRVRWRESMLWLAGEGGVTRFAEAGAGKVLSGMAKRIAPEAEAVPLNTPADLEAFAQSL; encoded by the coding sequence ATGAGCCTCGCCTTCATCTTCCCCGGCCAGGGTAGCCAGGCCGTCGGCATGGGCGTCGATCTCGCCGAGGCGTTCGCCGCGGCCCGCGAGGTGTTCCAGGAAGTGGACGACGCGCTTGGCCAGGGCCTCTTCAAGCTGATGCGCGAGGGGCCGGACGACCAGCTGACCCTGACCGAGAACGCCCAGCCGGCGCTGATGGCGGTCAGCCTGGCGGTCACCCGCACCCTGGAGAAGGAGTTCGGCGTCGGCATCGACAAGGCCGCCTTCGTCGCCGGCCACAGCCTCGGCGAATATTCGGCCCTGGCGGCCGCCGGCGCGATCAGCCTCGCCGACACCGCGCGCCTGCTGAAGCTTCGCGGCCAGGCCATGCAACGCGCCGTGCCGGTGGGCGAGGGGGCCATGGCCTCCCTGATCGGTCCGAAGACCGACGTGACCCTGGCCGAGGAGGCCGCCGCAGCGGGCTCGCTGCACGGCGTCTGCGTCGTCGCCAACGACAACAACCAGGGCAACGTGGTGATCTCCGGCGCCAAGGCCGCGGTCGACGCGGCCATCGAGAAGGCCAAGGAACTGGGCGCGCGGGCCATCCCGCTGAACGTCTCGGCGCCCTTCCACTGCCCGCTCATGCAGCCGGCCGCGGACGAGATGGCCGCGGCGCTGGCGGCGGCCACGATCCTCGCCCCGCGCGCGCCGGTGGTGGCCAACGTCACCGCGCGTCCGACCAATGATCCGGAGATCATCCGCGGCCTGCTCGTGGAGCAGGTGACCGGCCGGGTCCGCTGGCGCGAGAGCATGCTGTGGCTGGCCGGGGAGGGCGGGGTCACCCGCTTCGCCGAGGCCGGCGCCGGCAAGGTGCTGTCCGGCATGGCCAAGCGCATCGCCCCGGAGGCCGAGGCCGTGCCGCTGAACACCCCGGCCGATCTCGAAGCCTTCGCCCAATCGCTCTAA
- the fabG gene encoding 3-oxoacyl-[acyl-carrier-protein] reductase — MFDLSGKTALVTGATGGIGAAIARALHEQGAHVVLSGTREAVLQELAAELGERTSAVAANLSDPAAVDGLVDAAEAAAGQPLDILVANAGITKDGLLLRMKDEDWETVIKVNLESYFRLSRAATKGMMRRRYGRIIGITSVVGVMGNPGQANYAASKAGMIGFSKSLAQEVASRGITVNCVAPGFIESPMTDALNDQQKAQIVSTIPSGKLGQGRDVASACVYLASEEAGYVTGQTLHVNGGMAMI; from the coding sequence ATGTTCGACCTCTCCGGCAAGACGGCCCTGGTCACCGGCGCCACCGGCGGCATCGGCGCGGCGATCGCCCGCGCCCTCCACGAGCAGGGCGCCCATGTCGTCCTCTCCGGCACCCGCGAGGCGGTGCTTCAGGAGCTCGCCGCCGAGCTCGGCGAACGCACCTCGGCGGTCGCGGCGAATCTCTCCGACCCCGCGGCGGTGGACGGGCTGGTTGACGCGGCCGAGGCCGCGGCGGGCCAGCCGCTGGACATCCTCGTGGCCAACGCCGGCATCACCAAGGACGGCCTGCTCCTGCGGATGAAGGACGAGGACTGGGAGACCGTCATCAAGGTCAACCTGGAGAGCTATTTCCGGCTCTCCCGGGCGGCCACCAAGGGCATGATGCGCCGCCGCTACGGCCGCATCATCGGCATCACCTCGGTGGTCGGCGTGATGGGCAATCCGGGCCAGGCCAACTACGCCGCCTCGAAGGCCGGCATGATCGGCTTCTCCAAGAGCCTGGCGCAGGAAGTCGCCTCGCGCGGCATCACCGTGAACTGCGTCGCGCCGGGGTTCATCGAGAGCCCCATGACCGACGCGCTGAACGACCAGCAGAAGGCCCAGATCGTGTCGACGATTCCGTCCGGCAAGCTGGGCCAGGGCCGCGACGTGGCCAGCGCCTGCGTCTACCTCGCCAGCGAGGAGGCGGGCTACGTCACCGGGCAGACCCTGCACGTCAACGGCGGCATGGCGATGATCTAG
- a CDS encoding acyl carrier protein gives MSDVLERVRKIVIEHLDADPEKVTEKASFIDDLGADSLDNVELVMAFEEEFDIEIPDDAAEHIQTVGDAVKFIQERLGS, from the coding sequence ATGTCCGACGTCCTTGAACGCGTCCGCAAGATTGTTATCGAACACCTGGACGCCGATCCGGAGAAGGTCACCGAGAAGGCCTCCTTCATCGACGACCTGGGCGCCGACAGCCTCGACAACGTCGAGCTGGTGATGGCGTTCGAAGAAGAATTCGACATCGAGATCCCGGACGACGCGGCCGAGCACATCCAGACGGTCGGCGACGCCGTGAAGTTCATCCAGGAGCGCCTCGGTTCCTAA
- the fabF gene encoding beta-ketoacyl-ACP synthase II produces the protein MRRVVVTGIGLLTPLGQGTELTWKQILAGVSGAGRITTFDPTGFGCEIACEVPRADGRGGGGPEVPGSFDPDQTMSAKDRRRVDDFILYAIAAADEAVRDAGWTPEDEESRERTGVMIGSGIGGLATIEQTSIEMHEKGPRRVSPFFIPSALINLASGQVSIRYGFKGPNHSVVTACATGAHAIGDAARLIKYGDADVMICGGAEAAICPVGIAGFVACRAMNTAFNEHPTKASRPYDKDRDGFVMGEGAGVLVLEEYEHAKARGAKIYAEVAGYGLSGDAYHITAPSEDGDGGYRAMTAALKDAGVTPDQIDYINAHGTSTMADGIELGAVERLLGNSAPGKAMSSTKSMTGHLLGAAGAIESAFAILAIRDQIAPPTINLDNPDVETVLDLVPHKAKPMKIDVAMSNSFGFGGTNASVIFKKAP, from the coding sequence ATGCGTCGAGTCGTCGTCACGGGAATCGGTCTCCTGACGCCCCTGGGCCAGGGGACCGAGCTCACCTGGAAGCAGATCCTCGCCGGCGTGTCCGGCGCGGGCCGCATCACCACCTTCGACCCCACCGGCTTCGGCTGCGAGATCGCCTGCGAGGTCCCGCGCGCTGACGGCCGCGGCGGCGGCGGCCCCGAGGTCCCCGGCTCGTTCGATCCCGACCAGACCATGTCGGCCAAGGACCGCCGGCGCGTCGACGACTTCATCCTCTACGCCATCGCCGCCGCCGACGAGGCGGTGCGTGACGCCGGCTGGACGCCGGAGGACGAGGAGAGCCGCGAGCGCACGGGCGTGATGATCGGCTCGGGCATCGGCGGCCTGGCCACCATCGAGCAGACCTCGATCGAGATGCACGAGAAGGGCCCCCGCCGGGTCAGCCCGTTCTTCATCCCTTCCGCCCTGATCAACCTCGCCTCCGGCCAGGTCTCGATCCGCTACGGCTTCAAGGGCCCGAACCACTCGGTGGTGACGGCCTGCGCCACCGGCGCACACGCCATCGGCGACGCCGCGCGGCTCATCAAGTACGGCGACGCCGACGTGATGATCTGCGGCGGGGCCGAAGCGGCCATCTGCCCGGTGGGCATCGCCGGCTTCGTGGCCTGCCGCGCCATGAACACGGCGTTCAACGAGCATCCCACCAAGGCCAGCCGTCCCTACGACAAGGACCGCGACGGCTTCGTCATGGGCGAGGGCGCGGGCGTCCTGGTGCTCGAGGAGTACGAGCACGCCAAGGCGCGCGGGGCCAAGATCTACGCCGAGGTGGCGGGCTACGGCCTGTCGGGCGACGCCTACCACATCACCGCGCCGTCCGAGGACGGCGACGGCGGCTATCGCGCCATGACCGCGGCCCTCAAGGACGCCGGCGTGACTCCCGACCAGATCGACTACATCAACGCCCACGGCACCTCGACCATGGCCGACGGCATCGAGCTCGGCGCCGTCGAGCGCCTGCTCGGCAATTCGGCGCCGGGTAAGGCGATGAGCTCGACCAAGTCGATGACCGGCCACCTGCTCGGCGCGGCCGGCGCCATCGAGAGCGCCTTCGCGATCCTCGCCATCCGCGATCAGATCGCGCCGCCGACCATCAACCTCGACAATCCCGACGTCGAGACGGTCCTCGATCTCGTGCCGCACAAGGCCAAGCCGATGAAGATCGACGTCGCGATGTCGAACTCGTTCGGCTTCGGCGGCACCAATGCGTCCGTCATCTTCAAGAAGGCGCCGTGA
- the mltG gene encoding endolytic transglycosylase MltG has product MNTGRRRPGSRGAALSPRGVGGLILILAGVGVMILGALWLAPGPKARGGAEATTVMLDRGVRLPQMADRLKAAGVIRSKLAFMLMAKLGGGSLKAGEYAFKSRENLAGVVGDLKAGRVVRHFVTIPEGWTSAMAAEAVNSSPVLTGQAPAPPEGTLLPETYEVRRGDDRAKVIERMHDAQAALLADLWPKRRPDLPFKTPEEAVTLASIVEKETGVAAERPRIAAVFVNRLKSGMRLESDPTVIYGVAKAPSLGRAITITDLATPTPYNTYQIAGLPPTPIANPGKAAIAAVLNPPVTTELFFVADGTGGHVFASSFAEHQKNVAHWRQVEKQRAAQGTGK; this is encoded by the coding sequence GTGAACACGGGCCGCCGACGCCCCGGCTCGCGCGGAGCCGCCCTCTCGCCCCGCGGCGTCGGCGGGCTGATCCTGATCCTCGCCGGCGTCGGCGTGATGATCCTGGGCGCGCTCTGGCTGGCGCCGGGCCCCAAGGCGCGTGGCGGCGCCGAGGCCACCACGGTGATGCTCGACCGCGGCGTCCGCCTGCCGCAGATGGCCGACCGGCTGAAGGCGGCGGGGGTGATCCGCTCCAAGCTCGCCTTCATGCTGATGGCCAAGCTGGGCGGCGGCTCGCTCAAGGCCGGCGAATACGCCTTCAAGAGCCGCGAGAACCTGGCCGGCGTGGTCGGCGACCTCAAGGCCGGCCGCGTGGTGCGCCACTTCGTGACCATTCCCGAGGGCTGGACCAGCGCCATGGCCGCCGAGGCGGTGAACAGCTCGCCGGTGCTGACCGGCCAGGCGCCGGCGCCGCCCGAGGGAACCCTGCTGCCGGAGACCTACGAGGTGCGCCGCGGCGACGACCGGGCCAAGGTGATCGAGCGCATGCACGACGCCCAGGCCGCCCTGCTTGCCGACCTCTGGCCCAAGCGCCGCCCCGACCTGCCCTTCAAGACGCCGGAAGAAGCCGTGACCTTGGCCTCCATCGTCGAGAAGGAGACCGGCGTGGCGGCCGAGCGGCCGCGCATCGCCGCGGTGTTCGTCAACCGGCTGAAGTCGGGCATGCGCCTGGAGAGCGATCCGACCGTGATCTACGGCGTGGCCAAGGCGCCGAGCCTTGGCCGGGCGATCACCATCACTGACCTCGCCACCCCGACGCCCTACAATACCTATCAGATCGCCGGGCTGCCCCCGACGCCGATCGCCAATCCCGGCAAGGCGGCGATCGCCGCCGTGCTCAATCCGCCGGTGACGACGGAGCTGTTCTTCGTGGCCGACGGCACGGGCGGGCACGTGTTCGCCAGCTCCTTCGCCGAACACCAGAAGAACGTGGCCCATTGGCGCCAGGTCGAGAAGCAGCGGGCGGCGCAAGGGACCGGTAAATGA
- a CDS encoding YicC/YloC family endoribonuclease, translating into MTISGMTGFGRAEGAANGWSWAVEARSVNGRNLEVRFRGPPGFDALERAAREQAQQRFSRGQVSVGVQAKRLEGGAAVRLNLEQLERYLAAGEPYLTAGKAGPPSFDGLLALKGVIETEDAVEDPDARAELEVAMAASIGQAMDGLLQARREEGVALEGLLTGFLVRIADLVERAEAIAGEQPAAIKERFAKRMVDLIGEGADEARITQEAAVMAVKADVREELDRLAGHVTAARQLLASDGGVGRRLDFLTQEFMREANTLCSKSASRDLTATGLDLKAVIDQFREQVQNLE; encoded by the coding sequence ATGACGATTTCGGGCATGACCGGCTTCGGCCGGGCAGAGGGCGCGGCGAACGGCTGGAGCTGGGCCGTCGAGGCGCGTTCGGTGAACGGCCGCAACCTCGAGGTCCGCTTCCGCGGCCCGCCCGGCTTCGACGCCCTGGAGCGCGCGGCGCGCGAGCAGGCCCAGCAGCGGTTCAGCCGGGGGCAGGTGAGCGTCGGCGTCCAGGCCAAGCGCCTCGAGGGCGGCGCGGCCGTGCGCCTCAACCTCGAGCAGCTCGAGCGCTACCTCGCCGCGGGCGAGCCCTACCTCACCGCCGGCAAGGCCGGGCCGCCGAGCTTCGACGGCCTCCTGGCCCTGAAGGGCGTCATCGAGACCGAGGACGCCGTCGAGGATCCCGACGCCCGGGCCGAGCTGGAGGTCGCGATGGCCGCCTCCATCGGCCAGGCCATGGACGGCCTGCTGCAGGCCCGCCGGGAGGAGGGCGTCGCGCTCGAAGGCCTGCTCACCGGCTTCCTCGTGCGCATCGCCGACTTGGTCGAGCGGGCCGAGGCGATCGCCGGAGAGCAGCCCGCGGCCATCAAGGAGCGCTTCGCTAAGCGCATGGTCGACCTGATCGGCGAGGGCGCCGACGAGGCTCGCATCACCCAGGAGGCGGCGGTGATGGCGGTGAAGGCCGACGTGCGCGAGGAGCTCGACCGGCTGGCCGGCCACGTGACGGCGGCGCGCCAGCTCCTGGCCAGCGACGGCGGCGTCGGCCGCCGGCTCGACTTTCTGACCCAGGAGTTCATGCGCGAGGCCAACACCCTGTGCTCGAAGTCGGCGTCGCGCGACTTGACCGCGACCGGCCTCGACCTCAAAGCCGTGATCGACCAGTTCCGCGAGCAGGTGCAGAACCTTGAGTAG
- the gmk gene encoding guanylate kinase, which translates to MLVSSPGGAGKTSLSRRLVADFKGMTLSISATTRAPRPGESEGREYFFKTREQFQAMIDAGELLEWAEVNGNLYGTPKAPVMAALDAGHDVLFDIDWQGARSVAQRAPDDSVRVYILPPSWQDLSRRLHARAQDSEEVIEQRLALGKAEIAHWAEYDYVIVNKDFDRAYADLVHIYRAERMKPGRNPWLPDFVQSLEDETI; encoded by the coding sequence ATGCTGGTGTCGAGTCCCGGCGGGGCAGGCAAGACCTCGCTGTCGCGCCGTCTGGTGGCCGACTTCAAGGGCATGACGCTGTCGATCTCCGCCACCACGCGCGCGCCACGCCCGGGCGAGTCGGAGGGGCGCGAGTACTTCTTCAAGACCCGCGAGCAGTTCCAGGCGATGATCGACGCCGGCGAGCTGCTGGAATGGGCCGAGGTCAACGGCAATCTCTACGGCACGCCCAAGGCGCCGGTGATGGCCGCCCTGGACGCCGGCCACGACGTGCTGTTCGACATCGACTGGCAGGGCGCGCGCTCCGTCGCCCAGCGGGCGCCGGACGACAGCGTGCGGGTCTACATCCTGCCGCCGTCCTGGCAGGACCTCTCGCGGCGCCTCCATGCCCGCGCCCAGGACTCCGAAGAGGTGATCGAGCAGCGCCTGGCCCTGGGCAAGGCCGAGATCGCCCACTGGGCCGAGTACGACTACGTGATCGTCAACAAGGACTTCGACCGCGCCTACGCGGACCTCGTCCACATCTACCGCGCCGAGCGCATGAAGCCCGGCCGCAATCCCTGGCTGCCCGACTTCGTCCAGAGCCTGGAAGACGAGACGATCTGA
- a CDS encoding YdeI/OmpD-associated family protein has translation MAGPDLPVLAFADAAAFRTWLEANADASPGFWMKFAKAGAPEPTLTKAEAIATALCFGWIDGQIATLDAHHFRTRFTPRRAKSKWSAINRRAAEDLISQGLMAARGMQEVEAARADGRWEAAYPPQSEAIAPSDLKAALAANPAAERFFGQIDAANRYAVIYRVNEARKPQTRADRIARFVDMLARGETIHPPRRTLKPVGS, from the coding sequence ATGGCCGGGCCGGATCTGCCGGTTCTCGCCTTCGCGGACGCCGCCGCGTTCCGGACGTGGCTGGAGGCCAACGCCGACGCCTCGCCTGGGTTCTGGATGAAGTTCGCCAAGGCGGGCGCGCCGGAGCCCACGCTCACCAAGGCCGAGGCGATCGCGACCGCCCTCTGCTTCGGCTGGATTGACGGACAGATCGCCACCCTCGACGCGCACCATTTCCGCACCCGCTTCACGCCCCGCCGGGCGAAGAGCAAGTGGTCGGCCATCAACCGCCGGGCCGCCGAGGACCTGATCTCCCAGGGCCTGATGGCGGCGCGCGGCATGCAAGAAGTGGAGGCCGCCAGGGCCGATGGCCGCTGGGAGGCCGCCTACCCGCCGCAGAGCGAGGCCATCGCGCCGTCCGACCTGAAGGCCGCCCTCGCCGCCAATCCGGCGGCTGAGCGCTTCTTCGGCCAGATCGACGCCGCCAACCGCTACGCGGTGATCTATCGGGTGAACGAGGCCAGGAAGCCGCAGACCCGCGCCGACCGGATCGCCAGGTTCGTGGACATGCTGGCGCGCGGCGAGACGATTCATCCGCCACGGCGCACGCTAAAGCCGGTCGGATCCTAG
- a CDS encoding M28 family metallopeptidase — protein MARIWAAGVAMAMAAGAAWAQPAGSGPISAARMSAVVKEIASDAYEGRSPGTPGEAKTIDYLIGRFKALGLEPGGEKGSWTQAVPLVRFEVSDGAKMAFSLGDWSEPLVQSKEVMVQTLRPVDRVKVENAPLVFVGYGVTAPERQWDDFKGYDLKGKVAVFLVNDPDFEARPGEDAYGRFAGQAMTYYGRWTYKFEEAARRGALGAIIVHETPGAGYGWNTVQSSNSESYDIVRADPARDKTLFQGWVQRDVAADLFKRAGLDLDQLKAAARRADFHPVPIGTATFSADYGVKAQKVMSRNVIAKRTGKSRPKETVMFAAHWDAFGLGAPDDKGQRIRHGAADDGTGVAGVLELARAFVKQPRTARTTVFALWTAEERGLLGSEWYAVHPIYDPALTVANFTMDTLQPVGLSKDVVLVGAGQNELGDMLLKAAAAQHRTVTPDAHPERGLFYRADHFSMAKRGVPTLLLMSLGGGPDFVDGGRAAGDRWVSEFTAHCYHQPCDAWSPDWNLAGAAQDVDLLYRMGSTLAADGAWPKWKPASEFRGVRDATAAKRK, from the coding sequence ATGGCGCGGATTTGGGCGGCCGGCGTGGCGATGGCGATGGCGGCGGGCGCCGCTTGGGCTCAGCCGGCGGGATCCGGACCGATCAGCGCCGCCCGCATGAGCGCGGTGGTTAAGGAGATCGCCTCCGACGCCTATGAAGGCCGCTCCCCCGGCACGCCCGGCGAGGCCAAGACGATCGACTACCTGATCGGCCGCTTCAAGGCGCTCGGCCTCGAGCCCGGCGGCGAGAAGGGCTCCTGGACCCAGGCGGTGCCGCTGGTCCGCTTCGAGGTGAGCGACGGCGCCAAGATGGCCTTCTCCCTCGGCGACTGGTCCGAGCCGCTCGTCCAGTCGAAGGAGGTCATGGTCCAGACCCTGCGGCCGGTCGACCGGGTGAAGGTCGAAAACGCCCCGCTGGTCTTCGTCGGCTATGGCGTCACCGCCCCCGAGCGCCAGTGGGACGACTTCAAGGGCTATGACCTGAAAGGCAAGGTCGCCGTCTTCCTGGTCAACGATCCGGATTTCGAGGCCAGGCCGGGCGAGGACGCCTATGGCCGCTTCGCCGGCCAGGCCATGACCTATTACGGCCGCTGGACTTACAAGTTCGAGGAGGCCGCCCGCCGCGGCGCGCTCGGCGCCATCATCGTCCACGAGACCCCGGGCGCCGGCTACGGCTGGAACACCGTCCAGTCCTCGAACTCCGAGAGCTACGACATCGTCCGGGCCGATCCGGCCAGGGACAAGACCCTGTTCCAGGGCTGGGTGCAGCGCGACGTCGCCGCCGACCTCTTCAAGCGGGCGGGCCTGGACCTCGACCAGCTCAAGGCCGCCGCCCGCCGGGCCGACTTCCACCCCGTGCCGATCGGGACCGCGACCTTCAGCGCCGACTATGGGGTGAAGGCGCAGAAGGTGATGAGCCGCAACGTCATCGCCAAGCGCACCGGCAAATCGCGGCCCAAGGAGACGGTGATGTTCGCCGCCCATTGGGACGCGTTCGGCCTCGGCGCGCCGGACGACAAGGGCCAGCGCATCCGCCACGGCGCGGCCGATGACGGCACGGGGGTCGCCGGGGTGCTCGAGCTCGCCCGCGCCTTCGTCAAACAGCCACGCACCGCCCGCACTACCGTCTTCGCCCTCTGGACAGCCGAGGAGCGCGGCCTGCTGGGCTCGGAGTGGTACGCGGTGCATCCGATCTACGACCCGGCGCTCACCGTGGCCAACTTCACCATGGACACCCTGCAGCCGGTGGGGCTCTCGAAGGACGTGGTGCTCGTCGGCGCCGGCCAGAACGAGCTCGGCGACATGCTGCTCAAGGCGGCCGCCGCCCAGCACCGCACCGTCACGCCCGACGCCCACCCCGAGCGCGGCCTCTTCTACCGCGCCGACCACTTCTCCATGGCCAAGCGCGGCGTGCCGACCCTGCTGCTGATGAGCCTCGGCGGTGGGCCCGACTTCGTCGACGGCGGCCGGGCGGCCGGCGACCGCTGGGTGAGCGAGTTTACCGCCCACTGCTACCACCAGCCCTGCGACGCCTGGAGCCCGGACTGGAACCTCGCCGGCGCGGCGCAGGACGTCGATCTGCTCTACCGCATGGGATCGACCCTCGCCGCCGACGGGGCCTGGCCGAAGTGGAAGCCGGCGTCGGAATTCCGCGGCGTGCGCGACGCGACCGCCGCGAAGCGGAAGTAG
- the greA gene encoding transcription elongation factor GreA, with amino-acid sequence MAVAFTREEDYEARAADLPDRPISPHRNLVTASGLESLEAELAAAKQAYAAAQAEGGISADRTAMARATRDLRYWSARRASAILTEPEGPADKVQFGRTVEIEREDGRRQAFRIVGEDEADPAQGRISYVSPLAAALLGKEVGDVVTVNGAELEIAAVR; translated from the coding sequence ATGGCCGTCGCATTCACCAGGGAAGAGGACTACGAGGCCCGGGCGGCGGACCTGCCGGACCGGCCGATCTCGCCCCACCGCAACCTGGTGACCGCCTCGGGCCTGGAGTCCCTGGAGGCCGAGCTCGCCGCCGCCAAGCAGGCCTATGCGGCCGCCCAGGCCGAGGGCGGCATCAGCGCCGACCGCACCGCCATGGCGCGCGCCACCCGCGACCTGCGCTACTGGTCCGCGCGGCGCGCCAGCGCCATCCTCACCGAGCCCGAGGGACCGGCCGACAAGGTCCAGTTCGGCCGCACGGTGGAGATCGAGCGCGAGGACGGCCGCCGCCAGGCGTTCCGCATCGTCGGCGAGGACGAGGCCGATCCCGCCCAGGGACGGATCTCCTATGTGTCGCCGCTCGCCGCCGCCCTGCTCGGCAAGGAGGTCGGCGACGTGGTCACCGTCAATGGCGCGGAGCTGGAGATCGCGGCGGTCCGCTAG
- a CDS encoding GNAT family N-acetyltransferase, with protein MTDHPLDRPVWSALTTRQAHLAIVDGPARRFDPAYGPFAASADDSPESWAALVRLNPPQGGLGLVEVELPPPPAGLNVTDAECWQMVAQDIAPAAADDGLQILELGDADAAEMLALAILTKPGPFSTATHRLGQFVGVREGGRLIAMAGERMQPTGFTEVSGVCTLPEHRGRGLAGRLMRVVMGRVAARGETPFLHSYAANTGAIALYESLGFRYRRSLQFRVFGPA; from the coding sequence ATGACCGATCATCCGCTGGACCGGCCCGTCTGGAGCGCGCTCACCACGCGCCAGGCGCATCTGGCGATCGTCGACGGCCCTGCGCGCCGCTTCGATCCTGCCTATGGACCGTTCGCGGCCTCGGCGGATGACTCGCCGGAAAGCTGGGCGGCCCTCGTCAGGTTGAACCCGCCGCAGGGCGGCCTCGGCCTGGTGGAGGTCGAGCTGCCCCCGCCGCCGGCCGGTCTGAACGTCACGGACGCAGAGTGTTGGCAGATGGTGGCGCAGGACATCGCGCCCGCGGCGGCCGACGACGGCCTGCAGATTCTCGAACTCGGCGACGCGGACGCCGCCGAGATGCTGGCCCTGGCGATCCTGACGAAGCCGGGCCCCTTCTCCACCGCCACCCATCGCCTCGGCCAGTTCGTCGGCGTGCGCGAGGGCGGGCGCTTGATCGCCATGGCCGGCGAGCGGATGCAGCCGACGGGTTTCACCGAGGTGAGCGGGGTCTGCACTCTGCCCGAGCATCGCGGCCGGGGCCTCGCCGGACGTCTGATGCGGGTGGTGATGGGGCGCGTCGCGGCCCGCGGCGAGACTCCCTTCCTGCACTCCTACGCCGCCAACACCGGGGCCATCGCACTCTACGAGAGCCTGGGCTTCCGATATCGGCGCTCCCTGCAGTTCAGGGTGTTCGGTCCCGCCTGA
- a CDS encoding alpha/beta fold hydrolase, which translates to MEFQTRKVRAGALDLNVAEAGPVDGPLVILLHGFPEFWFEWRELIGPLAEAGFRVVAPDQRGYNLSDKPKGVDAYRLDLLAGDIFALAAALGRDRFSVVGHDWGASVAWWMATIRPQPIERLAIMNAPHPAVWKQAMTTDPEQRNKSRYVQMLRIPALPELMVRAGGYKGLSDAFASSPRPEAFTPQIMARYQEAWRRPGALTGGFNWYRALFRAELAVPAKGSIGVPTLVLWGDQDPFAEAKLAEESAALCASAEVVHFPHASHWLPHDEPDGVSQRLLAFLRG; encoded by the coding sequence GTGGAATTCCAGACGCGGAAGGTGCGCGCCGGCGCGCTCGATCTGAACGTGGCCGAGGCCGGGCCGGTCGACGGGCCTCTGGTCATCCTGCTGCACGGCTTTCCGGAGTTCTGGTTCGAGTGGCGCGAGTTGATCGGGCCGCTCGCCGAGGCCGGCTTCCGCGTCGTGGCCCCCGACCAGCGCGGCTACAACCTCTCGGACAAGCCGAAGGGCGTCGACGCCTACCGGCTCGACCTTCTGGCCGGCGACATCTTCGCCCTCGCCGCCGCCCTCGGGCGCGACCGCTTCAGCGTCGTCGGTCACGACTGGGGCGCCTCGGTCGCCTGGTGGATGGCGACGATCCGGCCGCAGCCGATCGAGCGGTTGGCGATCATGAACGCGCCGCACCCGGCGGTCTGGAAGCAGGCCATGACCACCGACCCCGAGCAGCGCAACAAGAGCCGCTACGTCCAGATGCTGCGTATTCCGGCCCTGCCGGAGCTGATGGTCAGGGCGGGCGGCTACAAGGGATTGTCCGACGCCTTCGCCAGCTCGCCGCGCCCCGAGGCCTTCACGCCGCAGATCATGGCCAGATACCAGGAAGCCTGGCGTCGGCCCGGCGCCCTGACCGGCGGCTTCAACTGGTACCGGGCGCTGTTCCGCGCCGAGCTGGCCGTCCCGGCCAAGGGTTCGATCGGCGTGCCGACCCTGGTGCTGTGGGGCGACCAGGATCCGTTCGCCGAAGCGAAGCTTGCCGAGGAGAGCGCGGCGCTCTGCGCCAGCGCCGAGGTGGTCCATTTCCCGCACGCCAGCCATTGGCTGCCGCACGACGAGCCCGACGGGGTGAGTCAGCGGCTGCTGGCGTTCCTGAGAGGCTAG
- a CDS encoding response regulator transcription factor, with protein MAGANILVVEDDAELLQLIGRALEAAGHRVQLAPSGEAGLRQFQADPPDLVVCDIVMPDRDGIELIPQMKALKDEVKILAISGRQMIGLLDVLNLALQLGADSTLPKPFELDNLVAHAEALLPAR; from the coding sequence GTGGCCGGAGCGAACATACTGGTCGTTGAAGACGACGCTGAGCTGCTCCAGCTGATCGGCCGCGCGCTGGAGGCCGCGGGGCATCGGGTCCAGCTGGCGCCTTCGGGGGAGGCGGGGCTCCGGCAGTTCCAGGCCGATCCGCCGGACCTGGTGGTCTGCGACATCGTCATGCCCGATCGCGACGGCATCGAGCTGATCCCGCAGATGAAGGCGCTGAAGGACGAGGTGAAGATCCTGGCGATCTCCGGACGCCAGATGATCGGCCTGTTGGATGTCCTCAATCTGGCGCTGCAGCTCGGCGCCGATTCGACCCTGCCGAAGCCCTTCGAGCTTGACAACCTGGTCGCCCACGCCGAGGCCTTGCTGCCCGCGCGGTAG